In one window of Janthinobacterium sp. 1_2014MBL_MicDiv DNA:
- a CDS encoding MBOAT family O-acyltransferase, whose amino-acid sequence MLFNSWVFLLAYLPVTVAGFFILGRRSESWGAAWLACASLFFYGWWDYRYLPLLTGSVVFNYGCAALLGPGRASHRKALLAAAIAANLGLLAYYKYAGFFVAGVAELLAQPMPVLHVVLPVGISFFTFTQIAFLVDTYKGKAQESRFVHYLLFVTYFPHLIAGPVLHHKEMMPQFAARRTFRLSERNIAIGSTIFFIGLAKKVLVADNIGAYAAPLFNDPVAPSLLIAWSGVLAYAFQLYFDFSGYSDMAIGLSRLFGVRLPLNFDSPYKSRNIAQFWRRWHMTLSRFLRDYLYIPLGGKRCGPVRRYLNLMVTMVLGGLWHGAGWNFIVWGFLHGAYLAIHKGWSALARTLRLPVGTRAGNVAATILTFIAVCVAWVFFRAPDMASALTIVQGMAGGFGLALPDALARQLQPLQPLLASLGVSFYLGGGTAFIESWTWIAIAALLVFAMPNTQQIMRRFEPALDFQHAAAARGHGVARLLTWRASPAWAAAIALLALASMLALSRPAEFLYFQF is encoded by the coding sequence ATGCTATTCAATTCCTGGGTCTTCCTGCTTGCCTATCTGCCCGTCACGGTGGCCGGATTCTTCATCCTGGGACGGCGCAGCGAATCATGGGGCGCCGCCTGGCTCGCATGCGCCTCGCTGTTTTTCTATGGCTGGTGGGACTACCGCTACCTGCCGCTGCTGACTGGATCCGTCGTCTTCAATTATGGCTGCGCCGCGCTGCTCGGGCCAGGGCGCGCAAGCCACCGCAAAGCCTTGCTGGCGGCGGCCATCGCCGCCAATCTGGGCCTGCTCGCCTACTATAAATACGCGGGTTTTTTTGTCGCCGGCGTGGCGGAACTGCTGGCGCAGCCGATGCCCGTCCTGCATGTGGTGCTGCCGGTCGGGATCTCGTTTTTCACCTTCACGCAGATCGCCTTCCTCGTCGATACCTACAAGGGCAAGGCGCAGGAAAGCCGCTTCGTCCACTACCTGCTGTTCGTCACGTACTTTCCCCATCTGATCGCAGGCCCCGTGTTGCACCACAAGGAAATGATGCCGCAGTTCGCCGCGCGGCGCACGTTCCGCCTCTCCGAACGCAATATCGCCATCGGCAGCACGATCTTTTTCATCGGCCTGGCGAAGAAGGTGCTGGTCGCCGACAATATCGGCGCTTATGCGGCGCCCCTGTTCAACGATCCCGTCGCGCCATCGCTGCTGATCGCCTGGAGCGGTGTGCTGGCTTATGCCTTCCAGCTGTATTTCGATTTTTCCGGCTACTCCGACATGGCCATCGGCCTGTCGCGCCTGTTCGGCGTGCGCCTGCCGCTGAACTTCGATTCGCCATACAAATCGCGCAATATCGCGCAATTCTGGCGCCGCTGGCACATGACCCTGTCGCGCTTCCTGCGCGATTACCTGTACATCCCGCTGGGCGGCAAGCGCTGCGGCCCCGTGCGGCGCTACCTGAACCTTATGGTGACCATGGTGCTGGGCGGCCTGTGGCATGGCGCCGGCTGGAATTTCATCGTCTGGGGTTTCCTGCACGGCGCGTACCTGGCCATCCACAAGGGCTGGAGCGCGCTGGCGCGCACACTGCGCCTGCCGGTCGGCACGCGCGCCGGCAACGTGGCGGCCACCATCCTCACCTTCATCGCCGTCTGCGTTGCCTGGGTCTTTTTCCGCGCGCCCGACATGGCCAGCGCCCTAACCATCGTGCAGGGCATGGCGGGCGGCTTCGGCCTGGCCTTGCCCGATGCGCTGGCGCGCCAGCTGCAACCGCTGCAGCCCTTGCTGGCGTCGCTGGGCGTGTCGTTCTACCTGGGCGGCGGCACGGCCTTCATCGAAAGCTGGACGTGGATCGCCATCGCCGCGCTGCTCGTCTTTGCCATGCCGAATACGCAGCAGATCATGCGCCGCTTCGAGCCGGCCCTCGATTTTCAGCATGCTGCCGCGGCGCGCGGGCATGGCGTGGCGCGGCTGCTCACCTGGCGCGCCTCGCCCGCATGGGCCGCCGCCATCGCCTTGCTGGCGCTGGCCAGCATGCTGGCCTTGAGCCGTCCCGCCGAATTCCTGTATTTCCAATTCTAG
- a CDS encoding propionate--CoA ligase, producing MDFAAFYQRSIDTPDAFWREEADRIDWHTPFSQVLDYSRPPFARWFVDGTTNLCHNAVDRWVDSQGDAAALIAISTETNTERTYSYRELQREVERCAAILQSLGVARGDRVLIYMPMIAEAAFAMLACARIGAVHSVVFGGFAANSLASRIDDAQPKLVFSADAGSRNGKAIAYKPLLDEAIRLAAHQPRHVLLVDRHLVPMELVPGRDADYAALRQQHLDARVPVTWLESNEPSYVLYTSGTTGKPKGVQRDVGGYAVALASSMQYTFCGKPGETFFATSDIGWVVGHSYIVYGPLIAGMATILYEGLPICPDAGIWWSIVEKYRVTRMFSAPTAIRVLRKHPVELMRKHDLSSLKALYLAGEPLDETTSQWIADELKVDIIDNYWQTETGWPILSVAKGVADTPTRLGSPGLAMYGYRVKLLNEATGGECGANEKGVLVLEGPLPPGCMQTVYGDDERFVDTYWSTFSERQVYSTFDWGLRDADGYYFILGRTDDVINVAGHRLGTREIEESISSHPNVSEVAVVGMEDKLKGQVAMAFVILKNPQGVDSIEAKALLEREVMAVVDRQLGAVARPARVLFVSQLPKTRSGKLLRRSIQAICEGRSPGDLTSIEDPSSLQQIAAALA from the coding sequence ATGGATTTCGCGGCATTTTATCAACGCTCGATCGACACGCCTGACGCTTTCTGGCGCGAGGAAGCGGACAGGATCGACTGGCATACCCCGTTTTCGCAAGTACTCGATTACTCGCGTCCGCCATTTGCCAGATGGTTCGTGGACGGCACCACCAATTTGTGCCACAACGCCGTTGACCGCTGGGTCGATAGCCAGGGCGACGCGGCGGCGCTGATCGCCATTTCCACCGAGACCAATACCGAGCGCACCTACAGCTACCGCGAGCTGCAGCGCGAAGTGGAGCGCTGCGCCGCCATCCTGCAATCGCTGGGTGTCGCCAGGGGCGACCGGGTGCTGATCTACATGCCGATGATCGCCGAGGCGGCGTTCGCCATGCTGGCCTGCGCCCGCATCGGCGCCGTCCATTCCGTCGTCTTCGGCGGCTTTGCCGCCAACAGCCTGGCCAGCCGCATCGACGACGCGCAGCCCAAGCTGGTGTTTTCCGCCGATGCCGGCTCGCGCAATGGCAAGGCGATCGCCTACAAGCCGCTGCTCGACGAAGCGATCCGCCTGGCCGCGCACCAGCCGCGGCACGTGCTGCTGGTCGACCGCCATCTCGTGCCGATGGAACTGGTGCCGGGCCGCGACGCCGATTACGCCGCGCTGCGCCAGCAGCACCTCGATGCGCGCGTGCCCGTCACCTGGCTCGAATCGAACGAACCCTCGTACGTGCTGTACACCTCGGGCACGACGGGCAAGCCGAAGGGCGTGCAGCGCGACGTGGGCGGCTATGCGGTGGCGCTGGCGTCGTCGATGCAGTACACGTTTTGCGGCAAGCCGGGCGAAACCTTCTTCGCCACCTCGGATATCGGCTGGGTGGTGGGCCACTCCTACATCGTGTACGGGCCGCTGATCGCCGGCATGGCCACCATCCTGTACGAAGGCTTGCCGATTTGCCCCGATGCGGGCATCTGGTGGAGCATCGTTGAAAAATACAGGGTCACGCGCATGTTTTCGGCGCCGACGGCCATCCGCGTATTGCGCAAGCATCCGGTGGAACTGATGCGCAAGCACGACCTGTCGTCGCTGAAGGCGCTGTACCTGGCGGGCGAGCCGCTGGACGAAACCACCTCGCAATGGATCGCCGACGAGCTGAAAGTGGACATCATCGACAACTACTGGCAGACGGAGACGGGCTGGCCCATCCTGTCGGTGGCGAAAGGCGTGGCGGACACGCCGACGCGCCTGGGCAGCCCCGGCCTGGCCATGTACGGCTACCGGGTCAAGCTGCTCAACGAGGCGACGGGCGGGGAGTGCGGCGCCAACGAGAAGGGCGTGCTGGTGCTGGAAGGCCCGCTGCCGCCCGGCTGCATGCAGACCGTGTACGGCGACGACGAGCGCTTCGTCGACACCTACTGGTCCACCTTCAGCGAGCGGCAAGTGTATTCCACGTTCGACTGGGGCCTGCGCGACGCGGACGGCTACTACTTCATCCTGGGGCGCACGGACGACGTGATCAACGTGGCCGGCCACCGCCTGGGCACGCGCGAAATCGAGGAAAGCATCTCCAGCCATCCGAACGTGTCGGAAGTGGCCGTGGTGGGCATGGAGGACAAGCTCAAGGGCCAGGTGGCGATGGCTTTCGTCATCCTGAAAAACCCGCAGGGCGTCGACAGCATCGAAGCGAAGGCGCTGCTGGAACGCGAAGTGATGGCCGTCGTCGACCGCCAGCTGGGCGCCGTGGCGCGGCCCGCGCGCGTGCTGTTCGTGTCACAGCTGCCGAAGACGCGTTCGGGCAAGCTGCTGCGCCGCTCGATCCAGGCCATCTGCGAAGGGCGCAGCCCGGGCGACCTGACGTCGATCGAAGACCCGTCCTCGCTGCAGCAGATCGCCGCCGCACTCGCTTGA
- a CDS encoding S24 family peptidase, with amino-acid sequence MYQYRRDRLLALIRERYDNTRKKISDASGWSEARISQILSPTYREGRAFSEKIARKLEADLQLEAMYFDQGAAPDQAAMAARALAGAQPVVVEDGEDERFYPIRKVKLRLSAGITGFAIEPETHDGSTISVPRSWVERNGYHPEKLVAIKVKGESMEPALYEDDVVIINTADSRPADGVVFAINYEGEPVVKRMARDIGEWWLTSDNPDQRKYHRKLCRGNECLIVGRVVRKESDRI; translated from the coding sequence ATGTATCAATACAGACGCGATCGCCTGCTGGCCCTGATACGCGAGCGCTACGACAATACGCGCAAGAAAATTTCCGATGCCAGCGGCTGGAGCGAGGCGCGCATCTCGCAAATCCTTTCGCCCACCTACCGCGAAGGCCGCGCCTTCAGCGAAAAGATCGCGCGCAAGCTGGAAGCCGACCTGCAACTGGAAGCCATGTACTTCGACCAGGGCGCGGCGCCCGACCAGGCGGCCATGGCGGCGCGCGCGCTGGCCGGCGCACAGCCCGTGGTGGTGGAAGATGGCGAAGATGAACGCTTCTACCCGATCCGCAAGGTCAAGCTGCGCCTGTCGGCCGGCATCACGGGCTTTGCCATCGAGCCGGAAACGCACGACGGCAGCACCATCAGCGTGCCGCGCAGCTGGGTCGAGCGCAACGGCTACCACCCTGAAAAACTGGTGGCCATCAAGGTCAAGGGCGAGAGCATGGAGCCGGCCCTGTACGAGGACGACGTGGTGATCATCAACACGGCCGACAGCCGGCCAGCCGACGGCGTGGTGTTTGCCATCAACTACGAAGGCGAGCCGGTGGTCAAGCGCATGGCGCGCGATATCGGCGAATGGTGGCTGACGTCGGACAACCCGGACCAGCGCAAATACCACCGCAAGCTGTGCCGCGGCAACGAATGCCTGATCGTCGGGCGCGTCGTGCGCAAGGAAAGCGACCGGATTTGA
- a CDS encoding FeoC-like transcriptional regulator, with the protein MLNSSQIVESRAAPRQGRQLQGRSKKSQLHIARIAQYIREQGQASAAQLSALLGLDAGTMSRYLRHMCGMGQIHLAQRHCTEPGRQRPALYAPGEQDDEVDGWAELPPQVRRTASWPRGTASRDPLVAALFGPASN; encoded by the coding sequence ATGTTGAACAGCAGTCAGATAGTTGAAAGCAGGGCGGCGCCGCGGCAGGGGCGCCAGTTACAGGGACGCAGCAAGAAGTCGCAGCTGCATATCGCCCGCATCGCACAGTACATCCGCGAGCAGGGCCAGGCCAGCGCGGCGCAATTGTCCGCCTTGCTGGGACTCGATGCGGGCACCATGAGCCGCTATTTGCGCCACATGTGCGGCATGGGGCAGATCCACCTGGCGCAGCGCCACTGCACGGAACCGGGGCGCCAGCGGCCCGCCCTGTATGCGCCGGGCGAGCAGGACGACGAAGTCGACGGCTGGGCCGAATTGCCGCCGCAGGTGCGCCGCACGGCCAGCTGGCCACGCGGCACGGCCAGCCGTGATCCGCTGGTGGCGGCGCTGTTCGGCCCGGCGAGTAACTAA
- a CDS encoding phage tail tube protein, whose translation MASTANGIDSLIVISKQTAEGSKAAAGGGQIYPRVTATFDTEADKYASAEIDASQQQGDTRLGNFRTSGAIKAEAACGTYAPLMAALLRRDFTAGGVAAAQTTIAAVATGLIRSAGSWLADGFRAGSVVRITGMTAPAAANNAKNFFVTSVTATNLNGQFMDGSAMIVKAAGDSVGVAAAGKRSFTPLSGHTTDWFTAEVQDPNIGVHRSFVDQLVSKMDIAVQPNGITSLDFTLMGKAEGPTTAVPHFAAPLAAPGTGKFSGATAMLSVNGIPSQICTGMSVSLDGQVKVDPVIGSKYATAASRGKVMGSGQFTVLLQDATYLDYFKAETEIPLAYAMASGTAPTADVLALAMGRIKITSAKIDDGEKNKIVTCAFDVLRYKGADAQHEATTLTIQDSAL comes from the coding sequence ATGGCATCGACAGCAAACGGCATCGACAGCTTGATCGTTATCAGCAAACAAACCGCGGAAGGCAGCAAGGCCGCAGCCGGCGGCGGCCAGATCTATCCCCGCGTCACGGCCACCTTCGACACGGAAGCGGACAAGTACGCGAGCGCCGAAATCGACGCCAGCCAGCAGCAGGGCGATACCCGCCTGGGTAACTTCCGCACCTCGGGCGCCATCAAGGCGGAAGCGGCGTGCGGTACGTATGCGCCGCTGATGGCCGCGCTGCTGCGCCGCGACTTCACGGCCGGCGGCGTCGCTGCCGCGCAGACCACCATCGCCGCCGTCGCCACGGGCCTGATCCGCAGCGCCGGCTCCTGGCTGGCCGACGGTTTCCGCGCCGGCAGCGTGGTGCGCATCACCGGCATGACGGCGCCAGCGGCCGCCAACAACGCGAAGAACTTCTTCGTGACCTCCGTCACGGCCACCAACCTGAATGGCCAGTTCATGGATGGTTCGGCGATGATCGTCAAGGCGGCCGGCGACTCGGTCGGCGTGGCGGCAGCGGGCAAGCGCAGCTTCACTCCACTGAGCGGCCACACCACCGACTGGTTCACGGCCGAAGTGCAGGACCCGAACATCGGCGTGCACCGCAGCTTCGTCGATCAACTGGTCAGCAAGATGGATATCGCCGTGCAGCCGAACGGCATCACCAGCCTGGACTTCACCCTGATGGGCAAGGCGGAAGGCCCGACCACGGCCGTGCCGCATTTTGCCGCGCCCCTGGCCGCGCCGGGCACCGGCAAATTCTCGGGCGCCACGGCGATGCTGTCGGTGAACGGCATTCCGTCGCAGATCTGCACCGGCATGTCGGTCTCGCTCGATGGCCAGGTCAAGGTCGATCCCGTGATCGGCTCCAAGTACGCCACGGCAGCCTCGCGCGGCAAGGTGATGGGCTCGGGCCAGTTCACGGTGCTGCTGCAGGACGCCACCTACCTCGACTACTTCAAGGCCGAGACGGAAATTCCGCTGGCCTACGCCATGGCGTCGGGCACGGCGCCGACCGCCGACGTGCTGGCGCTGGCCATGGGCCGCATCAAGATCACTTCGGCCAAGATCGACGATGGCGAGAAAAACAAGATCGTCACCTGCGCCTTCGACGTCCTGCGCTACAAGGGCGCCGATGCGCAGCATGAAGCGACCACGCTGACCATCCAGGACAGCGCGCTGTAA
- a CDS encoding phage tail assembly chaperone, which translates to MPFELAHVWEWFAQLNRKRQNGMAVNPIASTEILAWQARHAIAIEPFEHQLLDQLDALFLSHQHEKA; encoded by the coding sequence ATGCCGTTCGAGCTGGCCCACGTGTGGGAGTGGTTTGCGCAATTGAACCGCAAGCGGCAGAACGGCATGGCCGTCAATCCCATCGCCAGCACGGAAATCCTCGCCTGGCAGGCGCGGCACGCCATCGCCATCGAGCCGTTCGAGCACCAGTTGCTGGACCAGCTCGACGCGCTGTTTTTGTCGCACCAGCATGAGAAGGCGTAG